The DNA region ATATATATGGAATATCTAACTCTTTTGCAATTTTTATTTGTGCTAAGATTGAAAATTTTCCCAAAGATAAATCAGCATAATCATGATCATAAAAACAATAAATAGCTGAAATTGACTTTGGCAAAATATCAACTAATGCAACAGCAACTAACTTTTCATCTTTAAAATACAAAAATTCTTTTGTAAATTTATCCTTTCCTTGCACATATGACCGAACATAATCATCTGGTGTTATTGGCTGATAAGGCCACTGTTTTTTTTCATTCATAAATCTATGATATTTATCATATAAATCTAAATGCTCTTTTGTAATTGTTGGTGTTTGTATATATAATTTGGTATCATTATTTTTACTTATTACTCTTTTTTCAGATTTAGAAAATTTATAATTTTTTACATCAATTCTCATACTTATACATTTTGTACAACCTTTGCATTCTGGTACAAAATGCATTTTCCCAAATCTTCTCCATCCATGTTCTAGCATATTTTGATAATCTTCGACAGTACAATGATTTATATATCT from Malaciobacter molluscorum LMG 25693 includes:
- a CDS encoding arginyltransferase, whose translation is MHILNEDLEFVEENRECSYFDNEISDMRYRYINHCTVEDYQNMLEHGWRRFGKMHFVPECKGCTKCISMRIDVKNYKFSKSEKRVISKNNDTKLYIQTPTITKEHLDLYDKYHRFMNEKKQWPYQPITPDDYVRSYVQGKDKFTKEFLYFKDEKLVAVALVDILPKSISAIYCFYDHDYADLSLGKFSILAQIKIAKELDIPYIYLGYWIKNHYSMGYKELYKPFEILKNRASLEEETIWEKYEL